A section of the Streptomyces xinghaiensis S187 genome encodes:
- a CDS encoding NADH-quinone oxidoreductase subunit NuoF family protein, with protein sequence MNAELPDVLDLRVVGVPQLTAGLDLAHRLDLDMHLKVHGPLQPMPGERLAELAELISLKGKGGAGFPFGKKLRAVAKSAIRRGVRPVVVINGSEGEPNCRKDTLLMNRAPHLPLDGALLAAEALGARTLVIAVTRDSTESSMRQALAERGLSDRRGQPLRARVVRTPERMVSGESSAVIRAANGGPSLPPGRKVRASDSGVANAPTLLSNCETFSQLAVAARLGADRYGSIGLSTEPGTVMLTVSGSVPRPLVMEVPSGVPLRYVLELAGAPPMPQGVLSGGYHGKWMDGMSAHGATISRASMDAAGGALGAGALLPLSPDTCPLGECLRVANWLAAETAGQCGPCKLGLPAAAAGLAEVLGGGGRTALEALRQVTQSVKGRGACAHPDGSVRFLTSSLSAFTDDLAAHALQGGCGRPTHGVLPLPSPGYQEEGIPSGQKLMVDWTLCKGQLICVGVLPELVRQGPDGYPVLADTPVPLHLQGEAQRAVRRCPELALRLEEAPAPRNAIPPSGGRKALPRGGG encoded by the coding sequence ATAAACGCCGAGCTGCCCGACGTACTCGATCTCCGGGTCGTGGGAGTCCCCCAGCTGACCGCCGGCCTGGACCTCGCCCACCGCCTGGATCTCGACATGCACCTGAAGGTGCACGGGCCACTCCAGCCCATGCCCGGGGAGCGCCTGGCCGAACTGGCCGAGCTCATCTCGCTGAAGGGCAAGGGCGGCGCCGGCTTCCCCTTCGGCAAGAAGCTGCGGGCGGTGGCCAAGTCCGCGATACGCCGCGGGGTCCGCCCCGTCGTCGTCATCAACGGCAGTGAGGGGGAGCCCAACTGCCGCAAGGACACCCTGCTCATGAACCGGGCCCCCCACCTGCCGCTGGACGGGGCCCTGCTGGCGGCCGAGGCGCTGGGCGCCCGCACCCTCGTCATCGCCGTCACCCGGGACTCCACCGAGTCGTCCATGCGGCAGGCCCTGGCCGAGCGGGGGCTCTCGGACCGCCGGGGGCAGCCGCTGCGCGCGCGGGTCGTACGCACGCCCGAGCGGATGGTCTCCGGCGAGTCCTCGGCGGTGATCCGGGCGGCGAACGGGGGGCCGTCGCTGCCGCCCGGACGCAAGGTCCGCGCCTCCGACTCGGGTGTGGCCAACGCGCCCACGCTGCTGTCCAACTGCGAGACGTTCTCCCAACTCGCCGTGGCCGCACGGCTCGGCGCCGACCGCTACGGCAGCATCGGCCTGAGCACCGAGCCCGGCACCGTCATGCTCACGGTCTCCGGTTCCGTGCCGCGGCCCCTCGTCATGGAGGTGCCCAGCGGGGTGCCGCTGCGCTACGTCCTGGAGCTGGCCGGGGCCCCGCCGATGCCGCAGGGCGTGCTCTCCGGCGGCTACCACGGCAAGTGGATGGACGGGATGTCGGCGCACGGCGCCACCATCTCCCGGGCCTCGATGGACGCGGCGGGCGGGGCTCTCGGCGCCGGCGCGCTGCTGCCCCTCAGCCCGGACACCTGCCCGCTGGGCGAGTGCCTGCGGGTCGCCAACTGGCTGGCCGCGGAGACGGCGGGGCAGTGCGGCCCCTGCAAGCTCGGCCTGCCCGCGGCGGCGGCCGGGCTCGCGGAGGTGCTGGGGGGCGGCGGCCGTACGGCGCTGGAGGCGCTCCGGCAGGTCACCCAGTCGGTGAAGGGCCGCGGCGCCTGTGCCCACCCGGACGGCTCCGTTCGCTTCCTCACCTCCTCGCTGAGCGCCTTCACCGACGACCTCGCGGCGCACGCGCTCCAGGGCGGCTGCGGCCGGCCCACCCACGGCGTGCTGCCGCTCCCGTCGCCCGGCTACCAGGAGGAGGGCATCCCCAGCGGGCAGAAGCTGATGGTGGACTGGACCCTCTGCAAGGGCCAGTTGATCTGTGTGGGGGTGCTGCCCGAACTGGTCCGGCAGGGCCCGGACGGCTACCCGGTGCTGGCCGACACTCCCGTGCCACTGCATCTGCAGGGCGAGGCACAGCGGGCCGTCCGCCGCTGTCCCGAGCTGGCACTGCGGCTGGAGGAAGCCCCGGCCCCGCGCAACGCCATACCGCCCTCGGGCGGCCGCAAGGCGCTTCCGCGCGGCGGCGGCTGA